One segment of Glandiceps talaboti chromosome 21, keGlaTala1.1, whole genome shotgun sequence DNA contains the following:
- the LOC144451334 gene encoding F-box only protein 44-like, with the protein MGNIAGRESNYTASEETAVDHTMDVYEYDQTLVPDNVLTVILSCVPDKDLLNCMLVCKRWYMTIQQPTFWKIKCLNAGRLLRELVNIPSAEWRNVYFKNPYGRNLIRNPCGDDGVSKDWIILMNGGNQLRVEDSDIGCKPKPIEMLEETDTSSTKNFASSYGWCHRVQVIDLIKEGCSEYVMDEIRPDIDISEWYAARWDCGSIWEMRVSLSKKTYNSVQDIKSSVSSRHGGQDVFDPTDWGIAKGDIIVDTFIFGPQTTPQWSAAEWHKVKHTFTGYGPGVRSIIFEDASKDTQFWAGHYGGKMSAAVVKIKMSK; encoded by the exons ATGGGCAACATTGCAGGCCGCGAGTCGAACTACACAGCGTCTGAGGAAACGGCCGTAGATCACACCATGGATGTATACGAATATGATCAAACGTTGGTACCAGATAATGTGTTGACGGTAATACTATCATGTGTTCCTGACAAGGACCTGCTGAATTGTATGTTAGTATGCAAAAGATGGTACATGACAATTCAACAACCGACATTTTGGAAGATAAAATGTCTGAATGCTGGTCGGTTACTGAGAGAACTTGTGAATATTCCGTCGGCGGAATGGAGGAACGTGTATTTCAAAAATCCATACGGTCGAAACCTGATCAGAAACCCATGTGGCGATG aTGGAGTCTCGAAGGATTGGATCATTCTAATGAATGGTGGAAACCAATTGCGAGTAGAGGACTCTGATATTGGTTGTAAACCAAAACCCATTGAAATGTTAGAGGAAACGGACACCTCGTCAACAAAGAATTTTGCATCATCTTATGGATGGTGTCATAGAGTTCAAGTCATTGATCTGATTAAGGAAGGGTGCAGTGAGTATGTAATGGATGAAATTCGACCTGATATTGATATATCAGAATG GTATGCAGCTCGGTGGGACTGTGGTAGTATTTGGGAGATGAGAGTTTCTCTCTCCAAGAAAACTTACAACTCCGTTCAGGACATTAAATCATCTGTCAGTTCTAGACATGGAGGACAGGATGTATTTGATCCAACTGACTGGGGCATTGCTAAAGGTGATATCATTGTAGATACTTTCATATTTGGGCCCCAAACAACTCCTCAGTGGTCAGCTGCCGAATGGCACAAG gTGAAACATACATTTACTGGTTACGGTCCTGGTGTTAGAAGTATTATATTTGAAGATGCATCCAAAGATACACAGTTTTGGGCTGGACATTATGGTGGCAAGATGAGTGCTGCAGTGGTAAAGATTAAAATGTCCAAATGA
- the LOC144451794 gene encoding transmembrane protein 26-like gives MAKEKKPLKCFTLTKALVTRGLFATHSLIAIWRVTYVMEDPTYWILTVAIGALGIETIVTMMVNGGEEWKWFCPSVFFYLGSLIPCIWFLELDLLDKRLEAKDSLEAIMGGVDLSIDVIYEEWALAMEQILLFILIIGRWILPKGEITRDQLSQLLLVYIGVAADIIEFFEVFKEDTVKYNKDLIYTTLTLWTWSLMQFTLVVTVTMARKTRLATSQAPDPEVQTKKLLKLLRIPRLNRKVDPMDPNLSREPEPGLIIPVRPEDEEYEDLSPKCACLENDVWGIVVTLLLQDGPFLLFRLILIIKYSVVTHMNIFFTIKNILIIILQVYRLVVLHIEKKEAEDDSDSNKNSDVGTSADETTDYMQKTKA, from the exons ATGGCAAAAGAAAAGAAGCCACTGAAATGCTTCACCCTCACCAAAGCTTTAGTGACACGAGGACTGTTTGCTACTCACAGCCTTATCGCAATATGGCGAGTTACTTACGTCATGGAGGATCCGACGTACTGGATACTTACCGTAGCCATTGGTGCACTTGGAATTGAAACCATTGTTACTATGATGGTAAATGGAGGAGAGGAATGGAAATG GTTTTGTCCTAGTGTTTTCTTCTACCTTGGAAGTCTTATTCCATGCATTTGGTTTCTGGAATTGGATTTGCTGGATAAACGTTTGGAAGCCAAAGACTCACTTGAAGCAATAATGGGTGGGGTG GATCTTTCAATTGATGTGATCTACGAAGAATGGGCTCTGGCGATGGAACAAATATTGCTGTTCATTCTGATTATCGGTAGATGGATACTGCCAAAGGGGGAAATAACACGTGATCAACTCTCTCAACTCCTGTTGGTGTACATTGGCGTCGCTGCCGACATCATTGAATTTTTTGAAGTCTTCAAAGAAGACACGGTGAAGTACAATAAAGATTTAATTTATACTACGCTGACTCTGTGGACGTGGAGTTTGATGCAGTTTACGTTAGTCGTTACCGTGACAATGGCTCGCAAAACTCGACTGGCCACGTCACAGGCGCCGGACCCAGAAGTACAGACgaagaaattattaaaattactgCGCATCCCAAGGTTGAATAGAAAAGTCGATCCGATGGATCCAAATTTGTCACGTGAACCGGAACCAGGGTTAATTATTCCAGTCAGACCGGAAGACGAAGAATACGAAGACTTGTCACCGAAGTGCGCATGTCTTGAAAACGATGTTTGGGGAATTGTTGTTACTCTTCTTCTGCAAGATGGACCCTTCCTTCTCTTTCGTCTTATTCTCATAATAAAGTATAGTGTTGTTACACACATGAATATCTTCTTCACAATCAAAAATATCttaattataattttacaaGTTTATAGACTTGTGGTCTTACATATCGAAAAGAAGGAGGCAGAGGATGACTCGGATTCGAATAAGAATAGTGATGTTGGCACGTCTGCAGATGAAACTACAGATTACATGCAAAAAACAAAAGCTTAG